The genomic stretch TTAAGTTGAGGGTAAAAACAAGCCGTAGACAAGCCAATTTCTTTCACTAAAAATTCCCTACTTTCTTTTTCCTTTATTTAAAATAGTTTATTAGATTTTGGTAGATACTAAATTCAAAGAACGAAATTTTTAAGGAGGAATATGTTGTGAGTAAGAAAGAATATTATCAAGATGGTGCATCCCGTTTAGATTTAAGATATATTGATAACAGCCGACCTCGAGAGTCTAAATCTCAACAATCACAGCTAGAAGATCATCTTTTAGATAATAAAGGTATTAAAACTCCTATTGAAAGTAAAATTGAAGGGGATGTAAAGAAAGGTCCAGTTTACCAAGCTACAGATAGTGATTTGCAAAATAAAGTTCAAGGTCTTTTTCACAATGATAAAAATCTAGCAAACTATGATATTCGGGTTTATTCTAATCAAAGGGGAGTAGAGTTGACAGGAATAGTTGATTCCCTTTCGGAAAAGGAATATGCTGAAACACTTGTCAGATCCCATTTTAATATACCTGTAATTAACTCTATAAGTATTAGTACCGATGGTCAAATTGTAGATGACGACGTTTACCAAGAGTTAATTGAAGAACTAAAATTACGGAACTTGGATGAAGAAAATTTACAAATACAGGTACATGACGGAGTTGTAACTTTACAGGGCGAAAGGCCAGAAAATATCGATGATATTGTAGCAGCAATTAAAACTGCTAGAGGTGTTAAAGAAGTTCATAACTTTACATCACCAGAAAAAGAAACTACTTTAGAAGACATCTTCCATTCTCAAGTTAATAATGATAGGGAAGAATAGTTATTTATGAACATTTATGTATTTCTTTATTTTTCTCCAGTATAAAGAAAAAATACCAAATAAAATGATTATCCCTGGCCAATATCTATAAACGTAAGGTAAAAAAGTAAAGGAATAACTCTCTGTCTGCTCAAGATAAACCAATAACCCAAATACTGAAATGAGTATTCCTGGTATTAAAGGCCAATACTTTTCCCATCTACCATCGATTAAATAAAAGACAATAAATCCCAAACCTATAGCAAGGATGATAGCTGATTCTCCACCATTAGGTAGAAGATAGCTAAAGAGTAGTATAATATATAAACCAATAGTTAAAAGCAATGAA from Anaerobranca gottschalkii DSM 13577 encodes the following:
- a CDS encoding BON domain-containing protein codes for the protein MSKKEYYQDGASRLDLRYIDNSRPRESKSQQSQLEDHLLDNKGIKTPIESKIEGDVKKGPVYQATDSDLQNKVQGLFHNDKNLANYDIRVYSNQRGVELTGIVDSLSEKEYAETLVRSHFNIPVINSISISTDGQIVDDDVYQELIEELKLRNLDEENLQIQVHDGVVTLQGERPENIDDIVAAIKTARGVKEVHNFTSPEKETTLEDIFHSQVNNDREE